A genomic window from Silene latifolia isolate original U9 population chromosome Y, ASM4854445v1, whole genome shotgun sequence includes:
- the LOC141628825 gene encoding uncharacterized protein LOC141628825 — protein MAESSRRQRREGKQPVDVRDDGGEGGFVWDVGDDIEEKERAELMLVGKIWASKTTNVRAAVDVMTKLWSPKGAIVGNVIDAKNKIFVFRFSDIRDNNRVIEGQPWHFDNQIWCFDEPSDMGKLTDTPLFLVPMWARIYDLPVRGRSNEANLRKLGEQLGKFVSMDVIPNPEIERAVRIRVLHNVRQPLKSTVSIRMPNGMSREFDVKYERLQATFCYGCGVFEHGEKECEEGPYEEGELRFGEWMRASPWKVTKTVVEPVGKAARSLGGNLTRRLK, from the coding sequence ATGGCAGAATCAAGTAGGAGGCAACGTAGAGAAGGCAAACAACCAGTTGATGTACGGGACGATGGTGGAGAGGGTGGATTTGTGTGGGATGTAGGAGACGATATTGAAGAGAAGGAACGTGCGGAGTTGATGCTGGTGGGAAAAATCTGGGCGTCCAAAACGACAAATGTTCGTGCAGCCGTAGATGTGATGACAAAGCTTTGGAGTCCAAAAGGAGCGATAGTAGGTAATGTTATCGATGCTAAGAACAAAATTTTTGTTTTTCGTTTCTCTGACATAAGGGATAATAATCGAGTCATCGAAGGTCAACCTTGGCACTTCGATAATCAAATATGGTGTTTCGATGAACCGAGTGATATGGGAAAGCTGACAGATACACCTCTTTTCCTCGTTCCTATGTGGGCTCGAATATACGATTTACCAGTGCGCGGTCGATCGAATGAAGCGAACTTGAGAAAGCTAGGGGAACAGTTGGGGAAGTTTGTTAGCATGGATGTGATACCTAACCCGGAGATTGAAAGAGCGGTGAGAATTAGGGTCCTGCATAATGTTAGACAACCATTGAAATCGACGGTTTCGATTCGAATGCCTAATGGAATGTCACGAGAGTTTGATGTAAAGTATGAGCGTTTGCAAGCAACATTCTGCTATGGTTGTGGAGTGTTTGAGCATGGGGAGAAGGAATGTGAAGAGGGGCCATATGAGGAAGGGGAGTTGAGGTTTGGGGAGTGGATGAGGGCATCGCCATGGAAAGTCACTAAGACGGTGGTAGAGCCAGTAGGGAAAGCAGCTCGATCTCTTGGGGGCAATTTGACAAGGAGGCTGAAATGA
- the LOC141628826 gene encoding uncharacterized protein LOC141628826 — translation MSFLSLNCRGLGNPDAVSCLRNFVRREAPTMLFLCETKLSGVEMKRVRVSMDDYDGIDVDSVGRSGGLSMMWRKGVICSLRSASVHHMDFDIEVNGVKWRMTGFYRWPSISNRHLSWQLLRLLASQSQQPWICLGDFNEILFSTEMVGGSRPQWQMNQFRDAVDDCGLRDLSFKGYGFTYDNGQAGADNRQSRIDRAMVTNEWAKLFPYAKLIHLEREWSDHAPIKVVLDAHSNSSRMKRKLFRFEQIWVGEDGCEEAIQRAWEAGNFDLVEAFGK, via the coding sequence ATGAGTTTTCTAAGTCTTAACtgtcggggcttgggcaaccccgacGCTGTGAGTTGTCTCCGTAATTTTGTGCGGAGAGAAGCCCCCACTATGCTTTTCTTGTGTGAAACAAAGCTTAGTGGTGTAGAGATGAAACGGGTGCGAGTGAGTATGGATGACTATGATGGTATAGATGTTGATAGTGTAGGGAGGTCAGGGGGATTGTCGATGATGTGGAGGAAGGGGGTTATATGTAGTTTACGATCTGCTTCGGTTCACCATATGGATTTCGATATTGAGGTAAATGGAGTAAAGTGGAGGATGACGGGGTTCTATAGGTGGCCATCAATCTCGAATAGGCACCTATCGTGGCAACTGTTACGTTTATTGGCCTCGCAGTCACAACAGCCGTGGATTTGCCTAGGAGATTTCAACGAAATTCTTTTTTCGACGGAGATGGTTGGAGGTTCACGGCCTCAATGGCAAATGAATCAGTTTCGAGATGCGGTGGATGATTGTGGACTTAGAGACTTGTCTTTTAAGGGATATGGATTTACATATGACAATGGCCAAGCAGGAGCTGATAATCGACAGAGCCGTATAGATAGAGCTATGGTGACTAACGAGTGGGCCAAACTCTTCCCTTATGCAAAACTTATTCATTTGGAGAGGGAGTGGTCGGACCATGCCCCCATCAAGGTGGTGTTGGATGCCCACAGTAACTCGAGTAGGATGAAAAGAAAACTATTTCGATTTGAGCAAATTTGGGTGGGCGAAGATGGGTGCGAGGAGGCCATACAGCGGGCATGGGAAGCGGGAAACTTTGACCTGGTAGAAGCTTTCGGGAAGTGA